A window of the Flavobacterium sangjuense genome harbors these coding sequences:
- a CDS encoding TonB-dependent receptor — translation MKKTFQYTIAAFLFLGSFHKTTAQKKDDNIGTEVVNVVKPYTPSISDAFKVKETPTLDDEETSKKENIQYNIFSFPVASTFAPAKGKAANVDKSAEEKIFSNYMTLAAGNYGAVNAELFITENVSNTDYFGGMLRHSSAQGGIKEVTLDDKFMNTALDLTYGSRTKAMSWNADLGYKNQIYNWYGIYPGLLSDATIETIDERQTYHTLYVGGRLGLSNVLKESTLKFSRFWDAFGSAENRFVAKPSLEFDIVEQKIKADFVLDYISGSFDQNFNKTASIKYGFTNVGFQPSIKIRKDDLTINAGVGFFYSAAQEAGESKFFIYPQVTGSYKIVGDLMIFYAGLEGTLQQNSYHDFVQENFFVSPTLGIAPTDQKFDIYAGLKGKLASSISYNIRGSYKNEDGKALFKSNIYDHFNANTDGYTFGNSFDVVYDKVKTVSFFGELKADFSKNVSFGINGTFSSYSTDIEKEAWNLPAIKLATTLDVNITPKWYAGTSLFFVGERKDIFRQATVTLPFPPDENITLKSYFDLNAHVGYKYSERMTFFLKGNNLANQDYQRWLNYPVYGLQIMGGASYKFDF, via the coding sequence ATGAAAAAGACATTTCAATATACTATAGCAGCCTTTTTGTTTTTGGGAAGTTTCCATAAGACAACCGCACAAAAGAAAGATGACAACATTGGAACCGAAGTAGTGAACGTTGTAAAACCTTATACGCCTTCAATTTCGGATGCGTTTAAAGTAAAAGAAACACCAACGCTTGATGATGAAGAAACTTCTAAAAAAGAGAACATCCAATACAATATTTTTTCGTTTCCGGTAGCTTCAACGTTTGCACCAGCCAAAGGAAAAGCAGCAAATGTGGATAAAAGTGCGGAAGAGAAAATATTTAGTAACTATATGACGCTGGCAGCAGGAAATTATGGTGCAGTTAACGCTGAACTTTTTATTACCGAAAACGTCAGCAACACGGATTATTTTGGTGGAATGTTGCGTCACAGTTCGGCTCAGGGCGGAATAAAGGAAGTGACTTTGGATGATAAGTTCATGAATACGGCTTTGGATTTAACCTACGGAAGCAGAACGAAAGCAATGTCATGGAATGCCGATTTGGGTTATAAAAATCAAATATACAATTGGTACGGAATTTATCCTGGGTTACTGTCTGATGCAACGATTGAAACCATTGACGAACGACAAACGTATCACACTTTATATGTTGGTGGAAGATTAGGATTGAGCAATGTCTTAAAAGAAAGCACATTAAAATTCAGCCGTTTTTGGGATGCTTTTGGTTCGGCAGAAAATCGTTTTGTAGCAAAACCATCATTGGAATTTGATATTGTGGAGCAAAAAATAAAAGCCGATTTTGTATTAGATTACATCAGTGGTTCGTTTGATCAGAATTTTAACAAAACAGCTTCTATAAAATACGGTTTTACCAATGTTGGCTTTCAGCCAAGCATCAAAATTCGCAAAGATGATTTGACAATAAATGCAGGAGTTGGTTTCTTCTACAGCGCAGCGCAGGAAGCCGGAGAAAGCAAATTCTTTATTTATCCGCAGGTTACAGGTTCATATAAAATCGTTGGCGATTTGATGATTTTTTATGCTGGTTTGGAAGGAACATTACAACAAAACTCATATCATGATTTTGTACAGGAAAACTTCTTTGTTTCACCAACACTTGGCATTGCTCCAACAGATCAAAAGTTTGATATTTATGCCGGTTTAAAAGGAAAGTTGGCAAGCAGTATTAGTTATAACATCCGCGGTTCATACAAAAATGAAGATGGAAAAGCACTTTTCAAAAGCAATATCTATGATCATTTTAATGCAAATACTGATGGTTATACTTTCGGGAATTCATTTGATGTTGTTTATGACAAAGTAAAAACGGTAAGTTTCTTTGGTGAACTGAAAGCAGATTTCTCCAAAAATGTATCTTTTGGTATCAACGGAACGTTTAGCAGTTATTCAACCGATATTGAAAAAGAAGCATGGAATTTACCAGCTATAAAACTGGCTACAACACTTGATGTTAACATTACACCAAAATGGTATGCGGGAACGAGTTTGTTCTTTGTAGGCGAAAGAAAAGATATTTTCAGACAAGCTACAGTAACGCTGCCTTTTCCTCCGGATGAAAACATAACATTAAAAAGCTATTTCGATTTGAATGCACATGTTGGCTATAAATATAGTGAGCGTATGACTTTCTTCTTAAAAGGAAACAATTTAGCCAATCAGGATTACCAAAGATGGTTAAATTATCCTGTGTATGGATTGCAGATTATGGGTGGCGCGAGTTATAAATTTGATTTCTAA
- the gyrB gene encoding DNA topoisomerase (ATP-hydrolyzing) subunit B, with product MSDEIKKNSYSADSIQALEGMEHVRMRPSMYIGDTGVRGLHHLVYEVVDNSIDEALAGHCDTIGVIINEDNSVTVEDNGRGIPVDIHKKEGVSALEVVMTKIGAGGKFDKDSYKVSGGLHGVGVSCVNALSDHLRATVFREGKVYEQEYEKGKAMYPVKQIGETDKRGTMVTFHPDRTIFTQTIEYSYDTLAGRMRELSFLNKGITITLTDRRDVNDKGEFASEVFHSKEGLKEFVRFLDKGREAIISHVISMEHEKGEVPVEVALVYNTSYSENIFSYVNNINTHEGGTHLQGFRMGLTRTLKKYADSSGLLDKLKFEITGDDFREGLTAIISVKVAEPQFEGQTKTKLGNREVVSPVSQAVAEMLENYLEENPNDARIIVQKVILAAQARHAAKKAREMVQRKTVLGGGGLPGKLSDCSEQDPAKCEVYLVEGDSAGGTAKQGRDRNFQAILPLRGKILNVEKAMHHKVFENEEIRNIFTALGVTIGTEDDSKALNLEKLRYHKVIIMCDADVDGSHISTLILTFFFRFMKELIEGGHVYIAAPPLYLVKKGNKKEYAWNDDQRDLANEKMGGSAAIQRYKGLGEMNAEQLWETTMDPEFRTLRQVTIDSLAEADRVFSMLMGDEVPPRREFIEKNAVYAKIDA from the coding sequence ATGAGCGACGAGATTAAAAAGAACAGTTATTCGGCCGATAGTATTCAGGCGTTAGAAGGAATGGAGCACGTAAGAATGCGTCCTTCCATGTACATTGGAGATACTGGAGTTAGAGGTTTGCACCACTTGGTTTATGAAGTAGTTGACAACTCTATCGATGAGGCTTTAGCTGGACATTGTGACACGATTGGTGTTATTATAAACGAAGATAATTCGGTTACCGTTGAAGATAACGGACGTGGAATCCCGGTTGACATTCACAAAAAAGAAGGCGTTTCTGCACTTGAGGTTGTAATGACTAAAATTGGTGCCGGAGGAAAATTCGACAAAGATTCGTATAAAGTTTCGGGTGGACTTCACGGTGTTGGGGTTTCCTGTGTGAATGCGTTATCCGACCATTTGAGAGCTACGGTTTTCAGAGAAGGAAAAGTATACGAGCAAGAGTATGAAAAAGGAAAAGCGATGTATCCTGTTAAGCAGATTGGCGAAACAGACAAACGCGGAACTATGGTTACTTTCCATCCGGATAGAACCATCTTTACTCAAACAATAGAATATTCATATGATACACTTGCAGGACGTATGCGCGAGTTGTCTTTCCTGAACAAAGGAATTACGATTACGCTTACTGACAGAAGAGATGTAAATGACAAAGGCGAATTTGCTTCAGAAGTTTTTCATTCAAAAGAAGGATTAAAAGAATTCGTTCGATTTTTAGATAAAGGAAGAGAAGCTATCATTTCGCATGTGATAAGCATGGAGCACGAAAAAGGAGAAGTTCCTGTTGAGGTGGCTTTGGTTTACAACACCAGCTATTCTGAAAATATTTTCTCTTATGTAAATAATATCAATACACACGAAGGAGGAACGCATTTGCAAGGTTTCCGTATGGGATTAACGCGTACGTTGAAAAAATATGCGGACTCATCAGGTTTGTTAGATAAATTAAAATTCGAAATCACAGGAGACGATTTCCGTGAAGGATTGACCGCTATTATTTCGGTAAAAGTGGCTGAACCACAATTCGAAGGGCAAACCAAAACCAAATTAGGAAACAGAGAAGTAGTTTCTCCGGTTTCTCAGGCGGTTGCCGAAATGTTGGAAAATTATTTGGAAGAAAATCCAAATGATGCCCGAATCATTGTCCAAAAAGTAATCCTTGCGGCTCAGGCACGTCATGCGGCTAAGAAAGCGCGTGAAATGGTACAACGTAAAACCGTTCTTGGGGGTGGTGGTTTACCTGGGAAATTATCGGATTGTTCCGAACAGGATCCTGCAAAATGTGAGGTTTATCTAGTCGAGGGAGATTCGGCTGGTGGAACAGCAAAACAAGGGCGTGACAGAAACTTTCAGGCGATTTTGCCATTAAGAGGAAAGATTCTAAACGTAGAAAAAGCGATGCATCACAAGGTTTTTGAAAACGAAGAGATTCGAAATATATTCACCGCATTAGGGGTGACTATTGGAACTGAAGATGACAGCAAAGCGTTGAATTTAGAAAAACTGCGTTACCACAAAGTAATCATCATGTGTGATGCCGATGTCGATGGTAGTCACATTTCTACCTTAATATTAACGTTCTTCTTCCGTTTTATGAAAGAACTAATCGAAGGGGGACACGTTTATATCGCTGCGCCACCATTGTATTTGGTTAAGAAAGGAAACAAAAAAGAATACGCATGGAATGATGACCAACGTGATTTAGCTAACGAAAAAATGGGTGGAAGCGCCGCTATTCAACGTTATAAAGGTCTTGGAGAAATGAACGCAGAGCAATTGTGGGAAACTACAATGGATCCTGAATTCAGAACGCTACGTCAGGTAACGATTGATAGTTTGGCTGAAGCCGATAGAGTGTTCTCTATGTTGATGGGAGACGAAGTTCCGCCAAGAAGAGAGTTCATCGAGAAGAATGCGGTGTATGCTAAGATTGACGCGTAA
- the secDF gene encoding protein translocase subunit SecDF, which produces MQNKGLVKFFAILFALVSIYSLSFTFVANKVKEDAKNFSAGDPVKEIKYLDSIGKENVFNLGFTEFTYNEVKDKQINKGLDLEGGINVILQISVKDVLKQLSNNSKNPVFNKALEDARLNQRGNQSYLDAFFEAFDANKGTTKLASPDIFANRNLQGQIDFNMTDDQVKKVLVKKIDESVESAFGVLRSRIDKFGVTQPNIVKLGQTGRILIELPGAKDVDRIKKLVSSKAELEFWETYKAEEMMGFLQAANEALKATVKSEEKVAAAKPADSLTKLLTDDKAKDSGAVKKGNNPLFDKFISQGGGPVLVIASPKDTAIINSYLRRPEIRNLLPADKRYAKFAWGKPTVEVNEKTKKETETVELYALKGNRENVAPMSGGVIVDARDTFDQMGKPAVSMQMNGAGARVWEELTGRAFTQKSYIAIALDNVVYSAPGVTSGPISGGRSEITGSFEVAETKDLANVLRAGKLPAAAEIIQSEVVGPSLGEIAIHAGLISSIVGFLMVCLWMMFYYGRAGWYANAALILNLLFLFGVMASFGFVLTLPGIAGIVLTLGTAVDANIIIYERAKEELRDGKTLGDAVVSSYGWKGAMRSIIDANVTHVLTGTILYVFGTGLVQGFALTLLIGIVTSLFTSIFIARIFIDRDIANNRKLTFTTNLTKNWFTGFHFDFIGIKKWSYLFSTVVVIGSCISFYVNGLDQGVDFVGGRTFQVKFEKPVESTKVAEELSAAFGTTVEAKVFGSDDQLKLTTKYKIQEEGVAVDKEVNEKLFAALQKYYNPGLTYDKFINLYDGKTVGVLQSSKVGAAISADIKTNSFWAVLGAMFVVCLYLVISFRKWQYSLGALAAVAHDVIFVLGVYSLLYKYMPFHMEMDQHFIAAILTVIGYSMNDTVIVFDRIREFLAGDKKGHFKDVVNASINTTLSRTLNTSLTMIMVLLIMFIFGGESIRGFIFAMLIGIIIGTYSSLFIATPVLVDSMSKKDVADIEKRHGN; this is translated from the coding sequence ATGCAGAATAAAGGACTAGTTAAATTTTTCGCAATACTATTTGCATTGGTAAGTATCTATTCACTTTCGTTCACTTTTGTGGCGAACAAAGTAAAAGAGGACGCCAAAAACTTCTCAGCAGGAGATCCAGTAAAAGAAATTAAATATCTTGACTCAATTGGAAAGGAAAATGTTTTCAATTTAGGGTTTACTGAGTTTACGTATAACGAAGTAAAAGACAAACAAATCAATAAAGGTCTTGACCTTGAAGGAGGAATCAACGTAATTCTTCAAATATCTGTTAAAGATGTTTTGAAACAATTATCGAACAATTCTAAAAACCCTGTTTTCAACAAAGCATTAGAAGATGCCAGATTGAATCAAAGAGGAAATCAATCTTATCTTGATGCGTTTTTCGAAGCATTTGATGCCAATAAAGGAACTACAAAACTAGCTTCTCCTGATATTTTTGCAAACAGAAATCTTCAGGGACAAATCGACTTTAATATGACCGATGACCAAGTGAAAAAAGTCTTGGTTAAAAAAATTGATGAATCAGTTGAATCGGCTTTTGGTGTATTAAGAAGTCGTATCGATAAATTTGGTGTAACACAACCAAACATCGTTAAACTTGGACAAACAGGAAGAATCCTTATCGAATTGCCAGGTGCAAAAGATGTTGACCGTATCAAAAAATTAGTGTCAAGCAAAGCTGAATTAGAGTTCTGGGAAACTTACAAAGCAGAAGAAATGATGGGCTTTTTGCAAGCCGCAAACGAAGCTTTGAAAGCTACTGTTAAAAGCGAAGAGAAAGTTGCCGCAGCTAAACCTGCAGATTCGTTGACTAAATTATTGACGGATGATAAAGCTAAAGATTCAGGGGCTGTTAAAAAAGGAAACAATCCATTATTTGACAAATTCATTTCTCAAGGTGGCGGACCGGTTTTAGTCATTGCTTCTCCAAAAGATACTGCAATAATCAACTCTTATTTGAGAAGACCTGAAATCCGTAATTTATTACCGGCAGACAAGCGTTATGCAAAATTTGCATGGGGTAAACCAACGGTAGAAGTTAATGAGAAAACCAAAAAAGAAACTGAAACAGTTGAACTATATGCTTTAAAAGGTAACAGAGAAAATGTTGCTCCAATGAGTGGTGGTGTTATTGTTGACGCTAGAGATACGTTTGACCAAATGGGTAAGCCAGCGGTTTCTATGCAAATGAATGGTGCCGGAGCAAGAGTTTGGGAAGAATTAACAGGAAGAGCTTTTACACAAAAAAGTTATATCGCTATTGCTTTAGATAATGTGGTGTATTCTGCGCCTGGAGTTACTTCCGGACCAATTTCAGGAGGAAGATCAGAAATCACAGGAAGTTTTGAAGTGGCTGAAACTAAAGATTTAGCAAACGTATTAAGAGCCGGTAAATTACCTGCTGCTGCTGAAATTATACAATCAGAAGTGGTTGGACCATCATTGGGAGAAATTGCGATTCACGCAGGTTTAATTTCTTCTATAGTAGGTTTCCTTATGGTATGTTTATGGATGATGTTCTATTACGGAAGGGCAGGTTGGTATGCTAATGCTGCTTTGATATTGAACTTATTATTCTTGTTTGGTGTAATGGCAAGCTTTGGTTTCGTATTAACATTACCTGGAATTGCGGGTATCGTTCTTACATTAGGAACTGCGGTTGATGCGAACATCATTATATACGAAAGGGCAAAAGAAGAACTCCGCGACGGAAAAACATTAGGAGATGCTGTAGTTTCTTCTTATGGATGGAAAGGTGCGATGCGTTCCATCATTGATGCGAACGTAACTCACGTTTTGACCGGAACTATCTTATACGTTTTCGGAACTGGATTAGTACAAGGATTTGCTTTGACACTTTTAATTGGTATCGTAACTTCATTGTTTACATCAATCTTTATAGCAAGAATCTTTATTGATAGAGATATTGCTAATAATAGAAAATTGACATTCACAACCAACCTTACTAAAAATTGGTTTACAGGTTTCCATTTTGATTTTATCGGAATTAAAAAATGGTCTTACTTATTCTCTACAGTAGTGGTAATTGGAAGCTGTATTTCTTTCTACGTTAACGGATTGGATCAGGGTGTTGATTTTGTTGGTGGAAGAACATTCCAGGTGAAATTTGAAAAACCGGTTGAGTCTACTAAAGTGGCTGAAGAATTATCTGCAGCGTTTGGTACTACAGTAGAAGCAAAAGTTTTTGGTAGCGATGACCAATTAAAACTTACAACGAAATACAAAATCCAGGAAGAAGGTGTTGCTGTTGATAAAGAAGTAAATGAGAAGTTATTTGCTGCTTTGCAAAAGTATTATAACCCAGGTTTGACTTATGATAAATTCATCAATTTATATGATGGAAAAACAGTCGGAGTATTGCAATCCTCTAAAGTAGGTGCAGCGATTTCTGCGGATATTAAAACAAACTCATTCTGGGCCGTTTTAGGAGCTATGTTTGTAGTTTGTTTATACCTTGTGATTTCATTCCGTAAATGGCAGTATTCTCTTGGAGCTTTAGCTGCTGTTGCGCATGACGTTATCTTTGTATTGGGAGTTTACTCTTTATTATACAAATACATGCCGTTCCACATGGAAATGGATCAGCACTTTATAGCTGCTATCCTGACGGTAATTGGATACTCAATGAACGATACCGTAATTGTATTTGACAGAATTAGAGAGTTCCTTGCGGGAGACAAAAAAGGACACTTTAAAGATGTCGTAAATGCGTCTATTAATACCACGCTTTCAAGAACATTGAATACCTCATTAACGATGATAATGGTATTGTTAATCATGTTCATCTTTGGTGGAGAATCAATCAGAGGATTTATCTTCGCGATGTTGATTGGTATCATAATCGGAACCTATTCTTCATTGTTTATTGCGACTCCGGTATTGGTTGACTCAATGAGCAAAAAAGATGTTGCAGATATCGAAAAAAGACACGGTAACTAA
- the asnB gene encoding asparagine synthase B produces the protein MCGIVCAFDLKQKAEVLRPKVLEMSKIIRHRGPDWSGIFSNEKAILSHERLAIVDPASGKQPLFSEDKSLVLAANGEIYNHRDLRKQFEGKYKFQTESDCEVILALYKEKGVHFIDEMNGIFGFAIYDVAKDEYFIARDHMGIIPLYIGWDQNGTFYVASELKALEGYCTKIELFPPGHYMSSKDGEFVQWYKREWTDYDAVKENATSITEIKKALEAAVHRQLMSDVPYGVLLSGGLDSSITSAIAKKYAQKRIESGDTVDAWYPQLHSFAVGLEGSPDLAAAQKVADHLGTIHHEIKFTIQEGLDAVRDVIYNIETYDVTTIRASTPMYLMARVIKSMGIKMVLSGEGSDELFGGYLYFHKAPNAREFHEETVRKLSKLHMYDCLRANKSLAAWGIEGRVPFLDKEFMDVAMRINPQDKMINGERMEKWVLRKAFEDMLPASVAWRQKEQFSDGVGYSWIDTLKEMVAKEISDEQLANAKFKFPIQTPTSKEEYYYRSIFTEHFPSDAAALSVPQEASVACSTKIALEWDEAFKNMNDPSGRAVANVHDDAYIKA, from the coding sequence ATGTGTGGAATTGTATGTGCTTTTGATTTAAAACAAAAAGCAGAAGTCTTAAGACCAAAAGTGTTGGAAATGTCGAAAATCATCCGTCATCGCGGTCCGGATTGGAGTGGGATTTTCAGTAATGAAAAGGCAATCTTATCGCATGAACGTTTGGCTATTGTTGATCCGGCTTCGGGAAAACAACCGTTGTTTAGTGAAGATAAAAGTTTGGTTTTGGCTGCCAATGGCGAGATTTACAATCACAGAGATTTACGTAAACAATTTGAAGGAAAATATAAATTTCAAACCGAAAGTGACTGCGAAGTTATTTTGGCCTTATATAAAGAAAAAGGCGTTCATTTTATTGATGAGATGAACGGGATTTTCGGATTCGCTATTTATGATGTTGCCAAAGACGAATATTTCATCGCTCGTGACCATATGGGAATTATTCCATTGTATATTGGTTGGGATCAAAACGGAACTTTTTATGTAGCTTCCGAATTAAAAGCTTTAGAGGGTTATTGTACCAAAATTGAATTATTTCCTCCGGGACATTATATGTCAAGTAAAGACGGCGAATTTGTGCAATGGTACAAAAGAGAATGGACAGATTATGATGCCGTAAAAGAAAACGCAACCAGCATTACCGAAATCAAAAAAGCATTGGAAGCAGCTGTTCACCGTCAATTGATGAGCGACGTGCCTTATGGTGTTTTGCTTTCCGGAGGATTAGATTCTTCTATTACTTCGGCTATAGCCAAAAAGTATGCGCAGAAACGAATCGAATCAGGCGATACAGTTGACGCCTGGTATCCACAATTGCACTCGTTTGCGGTTGGTTTAGAAGGTTCTCCAGATTTGGCTGCAGCCCAAAAAGTGGCAGACCATTTAGGAACCATTCACCACGAAATTAAATTCACAATTCAGGAAGGATTAGATGCCGTTCGCGATGTGATTTACAATATAGAAACTTACGATGTAACTACAATTAGAGCTTCCACACCAATGTATCTGATGGCGCGTGTTATCAAATCTATGGGAATAAAAATGGTATTGTCAGGTGAAGGTTCAGATGAATTATTCGGAGGTTATTTATACTTCCATAAAGCACCAAATGCCAGAGAATTTCATGAAGAAACGGTTCGTAAATTAAGCAAATTACACATGTACGATTGTCTTCGCGCGAACAAAAGTTTGGCCGCTTGGGGAATCGAAGGTCGTGTGCCATTTTTGGACAAAGAATTCATGGATGTCGCGATGCGAATCAACCCGCAGGACAAAATGATTAACGGAGAAAGAATGGAAAAATGGGTGCTTAGAAAAGCATTTGAAGATATGTTACCGGCAAGTGTTGCCTGGAGACAAAAAGAACAATTTAGTGATGGAGTTGGATACAGTTGGATTGATACTTTGAAAGAAATGGTAGCCAAAGAAATTTCGGATGAGCAATTAGCGAATGCTAAATTCAAATTCCCGATACAAACACCAACATCAAAAGAAGAATATTATTATCGTTCTATTTTTACCGAACATTTCCCAAGCGATGCAGCCGCTTTAAGCGTTCCTCAGGAAGCGAGTGTGGCGTGCAGTACCAAAATCGCATTAGAGTGGGATGAAGCGTTTAAAAACATGAATGATCCCTCAGGAAGAGCTGTGGCAAATGTCCACGATGATGCCTATATAAAAGCCTAA
- a CDS encoding DUF4258 domain-containing protein yields MKFYQRFAYYLIGLVIGCFFVAAVWSGKDTRCNYFPNARVLNDLRNKPFLYDIEASRRLSEDWVDTTDIKNVLTYGDVDFDKSNIKEEGGKLYIIYGKTSKNKDITLEVINYPEKAVLRNIIKNDKPN; encoded by the coding sequence ATGAAGTTTTACCAACGTTTTGCCTACTATCTGATAGGTTTGGTTATTGGTTGTTTTTTTGTCGCCGCGGTTTGGAGCGGAAAAGATACTCGTTGCAATTATTTCCCGAATGCCAGAGTTTTAAATGACCTCAGAAACAAGCCGTTTTTGTATGATATTGAAGCGTCGAGAAGACTTTCAGAAGACTGGGTTGATACGACAGATATCAAAAACGTTTTAACTTATGGCGATGTCGATTTTGACAAAAGCAATATTAAAGAAGAAGGCGGAAAATTATATATCATTTATGGAAAAACCAGCAAGAACAAAGATATCACCTTAGAAGTCATCAATTATCCTGAAAAAGCGGTACTGAGAAACATTATTAAAAATGATAAGCCAAACTAA
- a CDS encoding malate dehydrogenase, giving the protein MKVTIVGAGNVGASCADVISYRGIASEVVILDIKEGFAEGKAMDLMQCATNTGFNTQITGVTNDYSKTANSEVVVITSGIPRKPGMTREELIGINAGIVKSVAENLLKHSPKATFVIVSNPMDTMTYLAFKSLGLPKNKIIGMGGALDSSRFRYYLSKELDIPSNDVSAMVIGGHGDTTMIPLTRLASYNGIPVSEFLSQEKLDKVAADTMVGGATLTGLLGTSAWYAPGASVAYLVDSILNNQKKMIACSVFLEGEYGQSDICIGVPCIIGKNGVEKIVDITLNADEKAKFAKSADAVRAMNGDLKSILG; this is encoded by the coding sequence ATGAAAGTTACGATTGTAGGAGCAGGAAACGTTGGAGCTTCTTGTGCAGATGTTATCTCTTATAGAGGAATAGCAAGTGAAGTAGTAATATTAGATATCAAAGAAGGTTTTGCTGAAGGTAAGGCTATGGATTTGATGCAATGTGCAACTAATACAGGGTTTAATACTCAAATCACAGGTGTTACAAATGATTATTCTAAAACAGCGAATAGCGAAGTAGTAGTTATCACTTCCGGGATACCTAGAAAACCAGGAATGACGCGAGAAGAATTAATAGGTATCAATGCTGGAATTGTAAAGTCAGTTGCAGAAAACTTGTTGAAACATTCTCCAAAAGCTACTTTTGTAATTGTGTCTAATCCAATGGATACTATGACCTATTTAGCTTTCAAATCATTAGGTTTGCCAAAAAACAAAATCATAGGAATGGGTGGTGCTTTAGATAGTTCTCGTTTTAGATATTATTTATCAAAAGAACTAGACATACCATCTAATGATGTTTCAGCTATGGTTATTGGAGGTCATGGTGATACTACAATGATTCCATTAACACGTTTGGCTTCTTATAATGGAATTCCGGTTTCGGAGTTTTTGTCACAAGAAAAATTAGATAAAGTAGCTGCTGACACAATGGTTGGTGGTGCTACTTTAACCGGGCTTTTAGGAACTTCGGCTTGGTATGCTCCAGGGGCATCTGTGGCTTATTTGGTTGATAGTATATTAAATAACCAAAAGAAAATGATAGCCTGTTCGGTATTCTTAGAAGGTGAATATGGACAAAGCGATATCTGCATTGGTGTGCCATGTATCATTGGTAAAAATGGTGTAGAAAAAATAGTTGACATCACTTTAAATGCTGATGAAAAAGCAAAATTTGCGAAGAGCGCGGATGCGGTTAGAGCAATGAATGGTGACTTGAAATCAATCTTAGGATAA
- a CDS encoding DUF6414 family protein: MKSIKDLIYFDYDKAKSISSQLSGGLISEITRAIEEEGGLNSEIGFDIKFVKGSVGSSAKDKTIKTERIELYHELLNDVENKLTEKNVLNDLNILLTTSFNDFLEEVPNYNYIKASGWSSFEDFKRFKEIMSNFNEIQRLIYASVLENSPEIIAQKKEINELKRGLAKANNVKELAKLKAIEKQFDKTLEEFSEAKLLDETFVERVKTFLDTFSPNRLNFRLAPFDLFPEFQILSNLKSQYLVNGNFENVIFTYGSRPNIKLTVFGVITSCPRKKDIRVDLNDEFLGYEDEELTEAVAYDKIFRNVFSSFEGFEKFFFVPSYPKIAISPIAIYREVIIE; encoded by the coding sequence ATGAAATCAATAAAGGATTTAATATATTTTGATTACGACAAAGCTAAATCAATAAGCAGCCAATTAAGTGGTGGATTAATTAGTGAAATAACTAGAGCAATTGAAGAAGAAGGAGGATTAAATTCTGAGATTGGATTTGATATAAAATTTGTAAAGGGAAGTGTTGGAAGTTCTGCAAAAGACAAAACAATAAAAACGGAACGAATTGAACTATATCATGAATTACTGAATGATGTTGAAAATAAGCTTACTGAAAAAAATGTACTTAATGATTTAAACATTTTACTAACTACATCATTCAATGATTTTTTAGAAGAAGTTCCTAACTATAACTACATAAAGGCTTCGGGATGGAGTTCTTTTGAAGATTTCAAAAGATTCAAAGAAATAATGTCAAATTTCAATGAAATACAAAGGTTGATATATGCATCTGTTCTTGAAAACTCTCCAGAAATAATTGCTCAAAAGAAAGAAATAAATGAACTTAAAAGAGGTCTTGCAAAGGCAAACAACGTTAAAGAACTAGCCAAATTAAAGGCAATTGAAAAGCAATTTGATAAAACGTTAGAAGAATTTTCAGAAGCTAAACTTTTAGATGAAACTTTTGTAGAAAGAGTTAAGACTTTTTTAGACACTTTTTCTCCGAATAGATTGAACTTTAGATTAGCTCCATTTGATTTATTTCCTGAATTTCAAATATTATCTAATTTAAAAAGCCAGTATCTTGTTAATGGAAATTTTGAAAATGTAATATTTACTTATGGTAGTAGGCCAAACATTAAACTAACTGTGTTTGGCGTAATTACTTCTTGTCCGAGAAAGAAAGATATAAGAGTTGATTTAAATGATGAGTTTTTAGGATATGAAGATGAAGAATTAACAGAAGCAGTTGCTTATGATAAAATTTTTAGAAATGTTTTTTCATCTTTTGAAGGCTTTGAAAAATTCTTTTTTGTGCCAAGCTATCCAAAAATTGCAATAAGTCCAATTGCAATATATAGAGAGGTAATAATTGAATAA